In Leisingera methylohalidivorans DSM 14336, a single genomic region encodes these proteins:
- a CDS encoding membrane protein, with amino-acid sequence MTQTILFDPLVPWPVIWTAGAITLAALLLGLWKGLSGWALRALAALVLLAALAGPVHQSEDRAPLSDIVIVAEDQTASQQLRGRPEQTARARTQLKAALAARAGTEVRWVTVPDSEGDAGTRLLAAIAQALADEPRARVAGVIALSDGQVHDAGQALNLPAPMHLLLTGRADDWDRRLVVKNAPGFAIIGEPVKLTLRIEDQGAAPAEGGFADLDISVGGDAPQRFTLPVGVDFELPMVLQHGGRNVIRFSLPEEPGELTARNNTALVQINGVRDRLRVLLVSGEPHAGGRTWRNLLKSDSAVDLVHFTILRPPEKQDGVPVEELSLIAFPTRELFLEKIEDFDLIIFDRYKRRGILPAVYLDNVANYAMGGGAVLVAAGPDFASADSIYRSPLSLILPAEPSARVLKEAYRPEVTDLGKQHPVTSGLEGAADWGRWLRQIELRRPEGHVLMSGAGERPLLVLNRVGEGRVALLASDHAWLWSRGYEGGGPQLELLRRLAHWMMKEPELEEEALWAEASGRRMRILRRTLAGQAGPVTVTNPDGSTVELALRQTAPGQWEARYQGPEAGLYRLEEGGETAVAGLGPAAPKEFEETIATGAVLAPVLDPLRGGVLRLEEGMPSLRNVRSGRPAAGRGWIGLTPRAAYETLSVSQGPLLPGWLALLMASFFIVAGWLREGRR; translated from the coding sequence ATGACACAGACGATCCTGTTTGATCCGCTGGTGCCCTGGCCGGTGATCTGGACCGCCGGCGCCATCACCCTGGCGGCGCTGCTGCTGGGCCTGTGGAAGGGTCTGTCAGGCTGGGCGCTGCGGGCGCTGGCGGCGCTGGTTTTATTGGCGGCGCTGGCAGGCCCGGTGCATCAAAGCGAGGACCGCGCGCCGCTCAGCGATATCGTGATTGTGGCCGAGGACCAGACCGCCAGCCAGCAGCTGCGCGGCCGCCCGGAGCAGACGGCGCGCGCACGGACCCAGCTGAAGGCGGCATTGGCGGCCCGGGCTGGCACCGAGGTGCGCTGGGTCACCGTTCCGGACAGCGAAGGCGACGCCGGCACCCGTCTGCTGGCGGCCATCGCGCAGGCGCTGGCGGATGAGCCGCGGGCGCGGGTGGCAGGCGTTATCGCCTTGTCCGACGGCCAGGTGCATGACGCGGGCCAGGCGTTGAACCTGCCTGCGCCGATGCATCTGCTGCTGACCGGCCGCGCAGACGACTGGGACCGCCGCCTGGTCGTGAAAAACGCGCCCGGCTTTGCCATCATCGGCGAGCCGGTGAAGCTGACGCTGCGGATCGAGGATCAGGGCGCGGCGCCGGCTGAGGGCGGTTTTGCTGATCTGGACATCTCGGTCGGCGGCGATGCGCCGCAGCGCTTTACCCTGCCTGTGGGTGTCGATTTCGAGCTGCCGATGGTGCTGCAGCACGGCGGCCGCAATGTGATCCGGTTCAGCCTGCCCGAGGAACCGGGCGAGCTGACGGCACGCAACAACACGGCGCTGGTGCAGATCAACGGGGTCCGGGACCGGCTGCGGGTGCTGCTGGTCTCGGGCGAGCCGCATGCCGGCGGGCGCACCTGGCGCAACCTGCTGAAATCCGACAGCGCCGTGGATCTGGTGCATTTCACCATCCTGCGCCCGCCCGAAAAGCAGGACGGGGTGCCGGTCGAGGAGCTGTCGCTGATCGCCTTCCCGACCCGCGAGCTGTTTCTGGAAAAGATCGAGGATTTCGACCTGATCATATTCGACCGCTACAAGCGCCGCGGCATCCTGCCGGCGGTCTATCTGGACAATGTGGCCAATTACGCCATGGGCGGCGGCGCGGTGCTGGTGGCGGCCGGGCCGGATTTTGCCAGCGCCGACAGCATCTACCGCTCGCCGCTGTCGCTGATCCTGCCGGCCGAACCCTCGGCGCGGGTACTGAAGGAGGCCTACCGCCCGGAAGTGACGGATCTGGGCAAGCAGCATCCGGTGACCTCGGGCCTGGAGGGGGCGGCGGATTGGGGCCGCTGGCTGCGCCAGATTGAGCTGCGCCGCCCCGAAGGCCATGTGCTGATGAGCGGCGCGGGCGAGCGGCCGCTGCTGGTGCTGAACCGGGTCGGCGAGGGCCGGGTGGCGCTCTTGGCCTCGGATCATGCCTGGCTGTGGAGCCGCGGCTATGAGGGCGGCGGGCCGCAGCTGGAGCTGCTGCGCCGCCTGGCCCATTGGATGATGAAGGAACCCGAGCTGGAGGAAGAAGCGCTGTGGGCCGAGGCTTCGGGCCGGCGGATGCGGATCCTGCGGCGCACCCTGGCCGGGCAGGCGGGACCGGTGACGGTGACCAACCCGGATGGCTCCACCGTGGAGCTGGCGCTGCGCCAGACCGCGCCGGGCCAGTGGGAGGCCCGCTATCAAGGGCCGGAAGCGGGGCTGTACCGGCTGGAAGAAGGCGGCGAGACGGCGGTGGCCGGACTGGGGCCTGCGGCACCGAAGGAATTCGAGGAAACCATTGCCACCGGCGCTGTGCTGGCGCCGGTGCTGGACCCCTTGCGCGGCGGTGTGCTGCGGCTGGAGGAGGGGATGCCGTCCTTGCGCAATGTGCGGTCCGGGCGCCCGGCTGCGGGGCGCGGCTGGATCGGCCTGACGCCGCGCGCGGCTTATGAAACCCTGTCGGTCAGCCAGGGACCGCTGCTGCCCGGCTGGCTGGCGCTGCTGATGGCCTCCTTCTTCATTGTCGCGGGCTGGCTCCGCGAAGGCCGCCGCTAG
- the pbpC gene encoding penicillin-binding protein 1C, whose protein sequence is MFALVAALSGYRSFDAWIERTDLPLTLAETSTEVLDRNGKLLRAYPAGTGLWRLAVQPADADPRFLKMLLRYEDKRFYSHAGVDPMALIRAAGQALWNGRAVSGGSTLTMQVARLLEDGTTGRWAGKLRQMRVALALERRLSKDRILTLYLTHAPYGGAAEGIRAAAYSWFGKEPHRLTPAEAALLVALPQSPERRRPDRFPEAASKARDRVLARMQRQGILTAEQAKTASRTPLPHRMGAFPQLAPHLADRVKAAQPGQRLIRLTIDGQIQAQMQHLAAEAARAGGSRLSAALIAADHQTGEVLALVGSPGYSSADQRRGFVDMTQALRSPGSTLKPLVYGLAFDQGLAHPETLIHDGPADFAGYAPQNFDGAFRGDIRVREALQQSLNIPVVKLTQELGPARLMASLRAGGAKPELPGGAPGLALSLGGVGISLQGMVQLYAGLAAGGQGPRLRMVQGEAPQAAGRLISPEAAWQVGDILRGLPVPAGARRGTIAYKTGTSYGHRDAWAIGWDGRHAVGVWMGRADGTPVPGIFGGDLAAPVLFEAFGRLKPVLDPLPPPPPATLIVSSAELPQPLQRFRPRDAAFSAPADAPELIFPPDGARLGLDSGGLTLKLRGGTAPFLVLANGQPVLSGQRQREFSVPSPGPGFSSLVIIDGAGRSDRVDLRID, encoded by the coding sequence ATGTTCGCTCTCGTTGCGGCGCTTTCCGGCTACCGCAGCTTTGACGCTTGGATCGAGCGCACAGACCTGCCGCTCACCCTCGCGGAAACCTCCACCGAAGTGCTTGACCGCAACGGCAAGCTGCTGCGCGCCTACCCGGCCGGCACCGGTCTCTGGCGCCTCGCCGTGCAGCCCGCAGACGCCGACCCGCGCTTTCTCAAGATGCTCTTGCGCTACGAAGACAAGCGCTTTTACTCCCACGCCGGCGTCGACCCCATGGCCCTGATCCGTGCCGCCGGACAGGCGCTGTGGAACGGCCGCGCGGTCTCCGGCGGCTCCACCCTCACCATGCAGGTGGCGCGCCTGCTGGAGGATGGCACCACCGGCCGCTGGGCAGGCAAGCTGCGCCAGATGCGGGTGGCGCTGGCGCTGGAGCGCCGCCTCAGCAAGGACCGGATCCTGACACTCTACCTGACCCACGCCCCCTATGGCGGCGCAGCCGAGGGCATCCGCGCGGCGGCCTACAGCTGGTTCGGCAAGGAGCCGCACCGGCTGACCCCGGCCGAAGCCGCGCTGCTGGTCGCCCTGCCGCAATCCCCCGAACGCCGCCGCCCCGACCGCTTTCCCGAAGCCGCAAGCAAGGCCCGCGACCGGGTGCTGGCCCGGATGCAGCGGCAGGGAATTCTGACAGCGGAACAGGCAAAGACCGCAAGCCGCACCCCGCTGCCGCACCGCATGGGTGCCTTCCCGCAGCTGGCGCCGCATCTGGCCGACCGGGTAAAGGCTGCGCAACCGGGCCAGCGGCTGATCCGCCTGACCATCGACGGGCAGATCCAGGCGCAGATGCAGCATCTGGCAGCAGAGGCGGCCCGTGCGGGCGGTAGCCGCCTCTCCGCCGCGCTGATCGCCGCCGATCACCAGACCGGCGAGGTGCTGGCGCTGGTCGGCTCGCCCGGCTATTCCAGCGCGGACCAGCGGCGCGGTTTTGTCGATATGACACAGGCCCTCCGCTCGCCCGGTTCCACCCTGAAACCGCTGGTCTACGGGCTGGCCTTCGACCAGGGCCTGGCGCATCCGGAAACGCTGATCCACGACGGCCCGGCCGATTTTGCAGGCTATGCGCCGCAGAATTTCGACGGCGCGTTCCGCGGCGACATCCGCGTCCGCGAGGCGCTGCAGCAATCGCTCAACATCCCCGTGGTGAAGCTGACGCAGGAGCTGGGCCCGGCCCGGCTGATGGCGTCCCTGCGCGCAGGCGGCGCCAAGCCAGAGCTGCCCGGCGGCGCCCCCGGTCTGGCGCTGTCGCTTGGCGGCGTCGGCATCAGCCTGCAGGGCATGGTGCAGCTGTACGCCGGGCTGGCGGCAGGCGGGCAGGGGCCAAGGCTGCGGATGGTGCAGGGCGAGGCCCCGCAGGCCGCAGGCCGCCTGATCTCGCCCGAGGCCGCCTGGCAGGTTGGCGACATCCTGCGCGGCCTGCCGGTGCCTGCGGGCGCGCGCCGCGGCACCATTGCCTATAAGACCGGCACCTCCTATGGCCACCGCGACGCCTGGGCGATCGGCTGGGACGGGCGCCATGCGGTCGGGGTCTGGATGGGCCGCGCCGACGGCACCCCGGTGCCGGGGATCTTCGGCGGCGATCTGGCGGCACCTGTGCTGTTCGAAGCCTTCGGGCGTCTGAAACCCGTGCTGGACCCGCTGCCGCCGCCGCCGCCCGCGACGCTGATCGTCAGCTCCGCCGAATTGCCGCAGCCGCTGCAGCGCTTCCGGCCCCGCGATGCGGCGTTCTCAGCGCCGGCAGATGCGCCGGAACTGATCTTCCCGCCCGACGGCGCCCGGCTGGGGCTGGACAGCGGCGGCCTCACCCTGAAACTGCGCGGCGGCACCGCGCCATTCCTGGTGCTGGCGAATGGGCAGCCGGTGCTTTCCGGGCAAAGACAGCGCGAGTTCTCGGTCCCCAGCCCCGGCCCCGGGTTTTCCTCGCTGGTGATTATCGACGGCGCAGGCCGCTCGGACCGGGTTGATTTGCGGATCGACTGA
- a CDS encoding alpha-2-macroglobulin family protein, producing MPRLFASILLYVIAFIAFLPVAWAGPAVPDFRYKAFADTDFFGSDLQPLFDTDVDACARACSAQADCSGFVFNQKANACFPKSALNRPSPYEGAFSALKLPAPGGLQAEAAARAGRLAAIPGLDLPHAATLAQSLGLAYPLTAEDAAEAVAAARSLFRAGQPLAALRWMGQALVLTDSAADWTRFSAYLLRAAQDSGNRSQQRRFRQEAHSAALNGYLRAAAPVDQAQALRQAAKAAEALGRGREMLPLLRLADDIIPLKENAELIQYAVRKYGFRVTGSTVESDSAAPRICAEFSEDLEQAGTDYENYVRLAGSSLAVTASGRQLCFDGAEHGKRYQLTLRRGLPSASGEQLYKDVGLTHYVRDRAPSVRFPGRAYVLPAGGAAALPVETVNLTELDLRLRRVSSRNVLRTLQEGYFARPLSQWEDKHFAADIAEEIWQGSAGVDTALNQAMTSRLPLDEALTGQKPGLYALTARVPGADPYDDAGATQWFVLTGLGLSTMSGSDGLHVQVLGLADAEPQADAKVSLISSANEVQATETSDASGYVHFAPGLTRGSGSAAPALITAQAGQGDFTFLPLNDAAFDLSDRGVAGRPAPGPVDVFLATTRGAFRAGETVHMTALARDARAQAVEGLPLTAILLRPDGVEYSRQTSAAGRKGGHVFALATGPAAPRGTWRIEIKSDLKAPALASRQILVEDFLPERIDFAQEVANADALQPGAAAQIALQADYLFGAPGAGLKVEGGIRLSAASTLDQWPGFRFGRYDAASSGQTGYFGGQETGPDGRAVFAVNLPAAAPAEGKPLTATLTTRVADGAARPVERTLELPVRPAGPVLGIKPLFEEVAAEGSEAGFDLIALSPDLTPMPMRVKWTLNRVETRYQWYQLYGNWNWEPITRRSRVATGEAQLGRDPLALSQPVDWGRYELVVERLDGAYAAAALDFYAGWYAPEGSTETPARLELSLDRETYTPGGTARLRIVPQAAGTALISVVSDHLIRRMAVEVPAGETVIPLEVTQDWGSGAYVTATVIQPVAGKQGRTPLRALGLAHAGITQPDQQLEVAIEVPEVARPRGTQVAKLRVDGADEGEEVWLTVAAVDLGILNLTGFTSPDPSAHYYGQRRMGMELRDVYGRLIDPGNGAMGRIRSGGDAETGLKMQSPPPAQDLVAIFSGPLKVGANGAAEFPMTLPAFNGTVRLMAVAWSGKAVGQAEADMLVRDPVVVTASLPRFLAPGDESRARIEIVHAGGPAGEMALSASTGGGLTLGSLPASVTLAEQGKAVLELPVTAQGAGDHQLTLTLTTPDGQRLRQDLRLPVRANDPVVSQTRRFTLAGGDTFLFSRDIFTGLLPGTARAAISSGPLAKFDVPGLLAELDQYPYGCTEQVTSKALPLLYLSSVAQAAGLGDGPAVDSRINAAIRKVLTRQAPSGAFGMWRAGSGEFWLDAYASDFLSRARAQGYEVPQQAFAQAMDNLRNRINYAPDFDRGGGDIAYALLVLAREGAARMGDLRYYADVKGEAFATPLAAAQLGAALAAYGDQRRADAMFARAAQMIGNAENKDSRLWRADFGTGLRDTAGVLALAAEAGSEAVDRVSLSARLSGASGTRSTQEAAWTLMAAHALTQRPEDSGLLVNGQPVQGPFVQAADGQDMPDLSLTAASGRTADITLTTLGVPRVAPAAGGFGYTIERSYYTLEGQPMDAGSVRAGARFVAVLRVKPHEKTGARLMISDPLPAGFEIDNPNLLRSGDLRDLDWLNPAKAEHAEFRSDRFLAAVNVHGAAPVTLAYIARAVTPGRFHHPAASVEDMYRPAYRARSATGRVEVR from the coding sequence ATGCCGCGTCTGTTTGCTTCTATTCTGCTGTATGTTATTGCTTTTATTGCGTTCCTGCCCGTTGCCTGGGCCGGTCCGGCGGTGCCTGATTTCCGTTACAAGGCTTTTGCCGACACCGACTTTTTCGGCTCGGATCTGCAGCCGCTGTTCGATACCGACGTGGACGCCTGCGCGCGGGCCTGTTCTGCCCAGGCGGATTGTTCCGGATTTGTGTTCAACCAGAAGGCAAATGCCTGTTTCCCGAAATCCGCCCTGAACCGGCCCAGCCCCTACGAGGGCGCCTTTTCGGCGCTGAAACTGCCGGCCCCCGGCGGGCTGCAGGCAGAGGCCGCCGCGCGGGCAGGCCGGCTGGCGGCAATCCCGGGCCTGGATCTGCCGCACGCAGCCACGCTCGCCCAATCGCTTGGCCTGGCCTACCCGCTGACCGCAGAGGATGCCGCCGAGGCGGTCGCGGCGGCCCGTTCGCTGTTCCGCGCCGGGCAGCCGCTCGCGGCGCTGCGCTGGATGGGGCAGGCGCTGGTGCTGACGGATTCCGCCGCGGATTGGACCCGCTTCTCGGCCTATTTGCTGCGCGCCGCCCAGGACTCCGGCAACCGCTCCCAGCAGCGCCGCTTCCGGCAGGAGGCTCATTCAGCGGCCCTCAACGGCTACTTGCGGGCGGCCGCCCCGGTGGATCAGGCGCAGGCCCTTCGTCAGGCCGCTAAAGCGGCGGAGGCGCTTGGCCGCGGCCGCGAGATGCTGCCGCTTCTGCGCCTGGCCGACGACATCATTCCGCTCAAGGAAAATGCCGAGCTGATTCAATATGCGGTCCGGAAATACGGCTTCCGCGTCACCGGTTCCACGGTTGAAAGCGACAGTGCCGCCCCCCGCATCTGCGCCGAGTTTTCCGAGGACCTGGAACAGGCCGGAACCGATTACGAAAACTACGTGCGCTTGGCCGGCAGCAGCCTGGCGGTCACCGCATCCGGCCGGCAGCTGTGCTTTGACGGGGCGGAGCATGGCAAGCGCTACCAGCTGACCCTGCGCCGCGGCCTGCCTTCGGCCAGCGGCGAGCAGCTCTATAAAGATGTCGGACTGACCCATTATGTCCGCGACCGCGCGCCATCGGTCCGCTTCCCGGGCCGCGCCTATGTGCTGCCGGCCGGCGGCGCGGCAGCCTTGCCGGTGGAGACGGTGAACCTCACGGAACTGGACCTGCGGCTGCGCCGGGTCAGCAGCCGCAACGTCCTGCGCACCCTGCAGGAGGGCTATTTCGCCCGGCCGCTGTCGCAGTGGGAGGATAAGCATTTCGCCGCGGATATTGCCGAGGAGATCTGGCAGGGCAGCGCCGGGGTGGACACCGCGCTCAATCAGGCAATGACCAGCCGCCTGCCGCTGGACGAGGCGCTGACAGGACAGAAACCGGGTCTCTACGCCCTCACCGCGCGGGTGCCGGGCGCCGATCCTTATGATGACGCCGGTGCCACGCAATGGTTTGTGCTGACCGGCCTCGGCCTCAGCACCATGTCCGGCAGCGACGGTCTGCATGTGCAGGTGCTGGGGCTGGCAGATGCCGAACCGCAGGCGGATGCCAAGGTCAGCCTGATCTCCAGCGCCAATGAGGTGCAGGCGACTGAAACCAGCGACGCCAGCGGCTATGTGCATTTCGCCCCCGGCCTGACCCGCGGCTCCGGCAGTGCGGCGCCGGCGCTGATCACCGCGCAGGCGGGGCAGGGGGATTTCACCTTCCTGCCGCTGAATGACGCCGCCTTCGATCTTTCCGACCGCGGCGTTGCCGGCCGCCCGGCGCCGGGGCCGGTGGATGTGTTCCTCGCCACCACCCGCGGCGCCTTCCGTGCAGGCGAAACCGTGCATATGACCGCGCTGGCCCGCGACGCCAGGGCACAAGCCGTCGAGGGCCTGCCGCTTACCGCGATCCTGCTGCGTCCCGACGGCGTGGAATACAGCCGCCAGACCTCCGCCGCGGGCCGCAAGGGCGGCCATGTCTTTGCCCTGGCCACCGGCCCCGCCGCGCCGCGCGGCACCTGGCGGATCGAGATCAAGAGCGACCTCAAGGCGCCCGCACTCGCCAGCCGCCAGATCCTGGTTGAGGATTTTCTGCCCGAGCGTATAGATTTCGCGCAGGAGGTCGCCAACGCGGACGCCCTCCAGCCCGGCGCTGCCGCGCAGATCGCTCTGCAAGCAGATTACCTGTTCGGCGCTCCCGGCGCGGGGCTGAAGGTGGAAGGCGGCATCCGCCTCAGCGCCGCCAGCACGCTGGACCAATGGCCCGGCTTCCGCTTTGGCCGCTATGATGCGGCGTCCTCCGGCCAGACCGGGTATTTCGGCGGCCAGGAAACCGGCCCCGACGGCCGCGCTGTCTTTGCGGTCAACCTGCCTGCCGCCGCCCCGGCCGAGGGCAAACCGCTGACGGCCACCCTGACCACCCGCGTCGCTGACGGCGCCGCCCGCCCGGTGGAGCGCACTTTGGAGCTTCCCGTGCGCCCTGCCGGTCCCGTGCTTGGCATCAAGCCGCTGTTTGAGGAGGTCGCGGCAGAAGGGTCCGAGGCCGGCTTTGACCTCATCGCCCTGTCGCCGGACCTGACGCCGATGCCGATGCGGGTGAAATGGACCCTGAACCGGGTCGAGACCCGTTATCAGTGGTATCAGCTTTACGGCAACTGGAACTGGGAGCCGATCACCCGCCGCAGCCGCGTCGCCACCGGCGAGGCGCAGCTGGGCCGCGATCCGCTGGCACTGTCGCAGCCCGTCGACTGGGGCCGGTATGAGCTGGTGGTGGAGCGTCTGGACGGCGCCTATGCCGCCGCTGCACTGGATTTCTATGCCGGCTGGTACGCCCCCGAAGGCAGCACCGAAACACCCGCCCGGCTGGAGCTGTCGCTGGACCGCGAAACCTACACCCCCGGCGGCACCGCCCGCCTGCGTATCGTGCCGCAGGCCGCAGGCACCGCGCTGATCTCGGTGGTCTCGGACCACCTGATCCGCCGGATGGCGGTTGAGGTGCCCGCGGGCGAAACCGTGATTCCGCTGGAAGTGACGCAGGACTGGGGCAGCGGCGCCTATGTGACCGCAACGGTGATCCAGCCGGTTGCGGGCAAGCAGGGCCGCACCCCGCTGCGCGCCCTTGGTTTGGCGCATGCCGGCATCACCCAGCCGGACCAGCAGCTGGAGGTCGCCATCGAGGTGCCCGAAGTGGCCCGCCCGCGCGGCACTCAGGTTGCGAAACTCCGCGTGGATGGCGCTGACGAGGGCGAAGAGGTCTGGCTGACGGTTGCCGCCGTCGACCTTGGCATCCTCAATCTCACCGGCTTCACCAGCCCCGATCCCAGCGCGCATTACTACGGCCAGCGCCGAATGGGGATGGAGCTGCGCGACGTCTATGGCCGCCTGATCGACCCCGGCAACGGCGCCATGGGCCGCATCCGCTCCGGCGGCGACGCCGAAACCGGCCTCAAGATGCAATCGCCGCCGCCGGCCCAGGACCTGGTGGCGATCTTCTCCGGTCCCCTGAAAGTGGGCGCCAATGGCGCGGCGGAGTTTCCGATGACCCTGCCCGCTTTCAACGGCACCGTGCGGCTGATGGCGGTGGCCTGGTCGGGCAAAGCCGTAGGGCAGGCCGAGGCCGACATGCTGGTGCGCGACCCGGTGGTGGTCACCGCCTCCCTGCCGCGCTTCCTGGCGCCCGGCGATGAAAGCCGCGCCAGGATCGAGATCGTGCATGCCGGCGGTCCGGCTGGCGAGATGGCGCTGAGTGCCAGCACCGGCGGCGGCCTCACCCTCGGCAGCCTGCCTGCCTCGGTTACCCTGGCGGAGCAGGGCAAGGCTGTGCTGGAACTGCCAGTAACGGCGCAAGGTGCCGGCGACCACCAGCTGACCCTCACCCTCACCACCCCGGACGGGCAGCGGCTGCGCCAGGATCTGCGTCTGCCGGTCCGCGCCAATGATCCCGTGGTCTCGCAGACCCGCCGCTTCACGCTCGCGGGCGGCGACACCTTCCTGTTCAGCAGGGACATCTTCACCGGCCTCCTGCCGGGCACCGCGCGGGCCGCCATCTCCTCCGGCCCGCTGGCCAAGTTCGACGTGCCGGGCCTTTTGGCGGAGCTGGACCAGTACCCCTATGGCTGCACCGAACAGGTCACCTCCAAGGCGCTGCCGCTGTTGTACCTCAGCAGCGTGGCCCAGGCAGCGGGGCTGGGCGATGGCCCGGCAGTGGACAGCCGCATCAACGCGGCGATCCGCAAGGTGCTGACCCGCCAGGCCCCCAGCGGCGCCTTCGGGATGTGGCGCGCAGGCAGCGGCGAGTTCTGGCTCGATGCCTACGCCAGCGACTTCCTCAGCCGCGCCCGCGCGCAAGGCTATGAGGTGCCGCAGCAGGCCTTCGCCCAGGCGATGGACAACCTGCGCAACCGCATCAACTACGCCCCCGACTTCGACAGGGGCGGCGGGGATATTGCCTATGCCCTTCTGGTGCTGGCGCGCGAGGGGGCGGCCCGGATGGGCGACCTGCGCTATTACGCCGATGTGAAGGGCGAGGCCTTTGCCACCCCGCTTGCCGCCGCGCAGCTGGGCGCCGCGCTCGCGGCCTATGGCGACCAGCGGCGGGCGGACGCAATGTTCGCCCGCGCCGCGCAGATGATCGGCAATGCCGAAAACAAGGACAGCCGCCTGTGGCGCGCCGATTTCGGCACCGGCCTGCGCGATACCGCCGGGGTTCTGGCCCTGGCCGCCGAGGCGGGGTCAGAGGCTGTGGACCGGGTCAGCCTGTCCGCACGGCTCTCGGGCGCCAGCGGCACCCGGTCCACGCAAGAGGCCGCCTGGACGCTGATGGCTGCCCACGCGCTGACCCAGCGGCCCGAAGATTCCGGCCTGCTGGTGAACGGCCAGCCCGTCCAGGGCCCGTTCGTGCAGGCCGCAGACGGGCAGGACATGCCGGATCTGTCCCTGACCGCCGCCAGCGGCCGCACCGCGGACATCACCCTGACCACGCTCGGCGTGCCCCGGGTTGCGCCCGCCGCGGGCGGCTTCGGCTACACCATTGAGCGCAGCTACTACACGCTGGAGGGCCAGCCGATGGACGCCGGGTCCGTCCGCGCCGGCGCGCGGTTTGTGGCGGTCCTGCGGGTGAAGCCGCATGAAAAGACCGGCGCCCGGCTGATGATCAGCGACCCGCTGCCCGCCGGGTTCGAGATCGACAACCCGAACCTCTTGCGCTCCGGCGATCTGCGCGATCTCGACTGGCTGAACCCGGCCAAGGCCGAACATGCCGAGTTTCGCAGCGACCGCTTTCTGGCGGCGGTGAATGTGCACGGCGCCGCGCCGGTGACGCTGGCCTATATCGCCCGCGCGGTGACGCCGGGCAGGTTCCACCACCCCGCGGCTTCGGTTGAGGACATGTACCGCCCCGCCTACCGCGCCCGCAGCGCAACGGGGCGTGTGGAGGTCAGGTGA